A portion of the Gossypium arboreum isolate Shixiya-1 chromosome 8, ASM2569848v2, whole genome shotgun sequence genome contains these proteins:
- the LOC108469372 gene encoding WAT1-related protein At5g47470-like translates to MVVYKKREAVEEVAIYGGLIGVQFVYAGNSILLGYLMSLGLSPFTIVIFFTFATFIIVSPFALYFERSNWPKQLTLKLIIQLLLISFGGVTLFQSLFLKGINLTSPAVATAMPNLAPGLIFIIAWACRLEKVDLSCLYSKVKIGGTLLCVLGALTMSLMHSSVSPESARIFAAPTSDFVFNKDKIIGCMYLMAAVLVLSSNVVLQATTLGDFPAPMSLCAITSLIGVIITALVQLVENHVFQWSWPLVDVRELLGFSLLGGAVGGACLSFNGWAMKKRGPVLVSMFSPIGTVITVLLSFITLGETISIGSLAGMLLMFSGLYIVLWAKEKEEDCSDGEGSESELESEKLLLS, encoded by the exons ATGGTGGTATATAAAAAGAGAGAGGCGGTTGAAGAAGTGGCAATATATGGAGGATTGATAGGGGTGCAATTTGTTTATGCAGGCAACTCAATTTTACTTGGTTATCTTATGTCCCTTGGCCTTAGCCCTTTCACCATTGTTATTTTCTTCACTTTTGCCACCTTCATTATTGTCTCTCCTTTTGCTCTTTATTTCGAGAG GAGCAATTGGCCTAAGCAATTAACCCTGAAATTAATAATTCAACTGCTTTTGATCTCCTTTGGAGG CGTAACTCTCTTCCAATCCCTATTCCTCAAAGGAATTAATCTGACTTCACCAGCAGTGGCAACAGCCATGCCAAATCTTGCTCCAGGGCTTATCTTTATAATTGCTTGGGCTTGCAG GTTAGAAAAAGTTGATTTAAGTTGCCTATACAGTAAAGTAAAGATCGGTGGTACATTGTTGTGTGTCTTAGGTGCCCTTACAATGAGCCTAATGCATAGCTCTGTCTCACCGGAAAGCGCAAGAATATTCGCTGCCCCGACCAGTGATTTCGTTTTCAATAAAGATAAGATCATCGGTTGCATGTACCTCATGGCTGCGGTCCTAGTTTTGTCGAGCAATGTGGTATTGCAG GCGACAACTTTGGGCGACTTCCCTGCTCCGATGTCCTTGTGCGCGATAACATCATTGATCGGAGTGATTATAACGGCACTGGTTCAGTTGGTCGAAAATCATGTTTTCCAATGGAGTTGGCCCCTAGTTGATGTCAGGGAGCTACTTGGCTTTTCTCTGCTG GGAGGTGCTGTGGGTGGAGCATGTCTAAGCTTCAATGGATGGGCAATGAAGAAGAGGGGACCGGTTCTAGTCTCAATGTTTAGCCCCATTGGAACAGTGATCACAGTCCTCCTCTCTTTTATTACTTTAGGGGAGACCATTTCAATAGGAAG CCTTGCCGGAATGTTACTCATGTTCAGTGGTCTCTACATCGTCTTATGGgctaaagaaaaagaagaagattgCTCCGATGGGGAGGGCTCGGAAAGTGAGTTAGAGTCGGAGAAGCTTCTATTAAGTTAA